One genomic region from Acaryochloris thomasi RCC1774 encodes:
- a CDS encoding 2-isopropylmalate synthase gives MKVQPDQVDRILIFDTTLRDGEQSPGATLNVAEKLTIAKQLARLGVDVIEAGFPFASPGDFEAVQQIADVVGTEDGPVICGLARATRQDIERAAAALKPAAHKRIHTFIATSDIHLKHKLKKTRSEVLAIASDMVALAKTFTDDVEFSPEDAGRSDPEFLYEMLENAIASGATTVNIPDTVGYITPSEFGALIAGIKANVPNIDQAVISVHGHNDLGLAVASFLEAVKNGARQLECTINGIGERAGNAALEELVMAMHVRRQYYNPFLGREPESEAPLTNIDTQQIYKTSRLVSSLTGMLVQPNKAIVGSNAFAHESGIHQDGVLKNRLTYEIMDAQSIGLVDNQIVLGKHSGRNAFRTRLREIGFELSEQDLNRAFLRFKDLADKKKEISDWDIEAIVKDETQSQVLDGFHLELVQVSSGDHACPTATVTLLTPEGEELTDAATGTGPVDAVYKAINRVVNVPNQLIEFSVQSVTAGIDAIGEVTIRLQQGNHIFSGHSANTDIIVASAQAYINALNRLNAAMQNPAQTQQPEVKVAQTAV, from the coding sequence ATGAAAGTTCAGCCTGATCAAGTCGATCGCATCCTTATTTTTGACACGACGCTCCGCGATGGCGAGCAGTCACCAGGGGCCACGCTGAATGTAGCCGAAAAGCTGACCATTGCTAAACAGCTTGCCCGCCTTGGCGTTGATGTCATTGAGGCCGGTTTTCCCTTTGCTAGCCCCGGCGATTTTGAAGCCGTGCAGCAGATCGCTGATGTTGTAGGCACTGAAGACGGTCCCGTGATTTGTGGCCTAGCCCGCGCAACGCGCCAAGATATCGAGCGGGCAGCCGCCGCGTTGAAGCCTGCCGCTCACAAGCGTATTCACACCTTTATTGCCACCTCCGATATCCATCTGAAGCATAAGCTGAAGAAAACGCGATCTGAGGTGCTTGCGATCGCATCTGACATGGTGGCTTTAGCGAAGACCTTTACAGATGATGTGGAGTTCTCGCCAGAAGATGCTGGACGTTCAGATCCGGAGTTTCTCTACGAAATGCTGGAGAATGCGATCGCATCGGGTGCCACTACCGTCAACATTCCTGACACCGTGGGTTACATCACCCCTAGCGAGTTCGGGGCATTAATTGCAGGCATTAAGGCCAACGTACCTAACATTGATCAGGCCGTCATTTCTGTTCATGGACACAATGACTTAGGGCTAGCGGTGGCCAGCTTTTTAGAAGCGGTTAAGAACGGCGCGCGTCAGCTTGAATGCACCATTAACGGCATCGGTGAGCGAGCAGGCAATGCGGCATTGGAAGAACTCGTGATGGCGATGCACGTGCGGCGTCAGTACTACAATCCTTTTTTGGGTCGCGAACCTGAGTCTGAAGCGCCGTTAACGAACATTGATACGCAGCAGATCTACAAGACCTCTCGCCTAGTTTCCAGCCTGACAGGGATGCTGGTGCAGCCGAACAAAGCCATTGTCGGCTCCAATGCCTTTGCCCACGAGTCTGGGATTCACCAGGATGGAGTGCTCAAGAACCGGCTCACCTATGAAATTATGGATGCTCAATCCATTGGTCTAGTGGACAATCAGATTGTTTTGGGCAAACACTCAGGGCGCAATGCATTCCGCACACGCCTACGAGAGATTGGGTTTGAGCTATCCGAGCAGGATCTTAATCGGGCATTTCTACGGTTTAAGGATTTAGCCGACAAGAAAAAAGAGATTTCAGACTGGGATATTGAAGCCATCGTGAAGGATGAAACGCAATCTCAGGTACTAGATGGCTTTCATCTAGAGCTAGTACAGGTTTCCAGTGGCGATCATGCGTGCCCAACAGCCACCGTAACGCTGTTAACCCCTGAGGGTGAGGAGCTGACTGATGCCGCAACGGGCACTGGCCCCGTGGATGCCGTTTACAAGGCCATTAATCGAGTCGTGAACGTTCCGAATCAACTGATTGAGTTTTCGGTCCAGTCAGTGACGGCGGGGATTGATGCGATTGGTGAAGTCACGATTCGGCTGCAGCAGGGCAATCATATCTTCTCGGGTCACTCCGCCAACACTGACATTATTGTGGCGTCAGCCCAGGCCTATATCAACGCCCTCAACCGGCTGAATGCCGCAATGCAGAACCCGGCTCAAACACAGCAGCCCGAAGTTAAGGTGGCCCAAACAGCGGTTTAG